Genomic DNA from Lactuca sativa cultivar Salinas chromosome 8, Lsat_Salinas_v11, whole genome shotgun sequence:
TGTGAAGATTTCAAGAACTCCTGACAACCCAGGAAGAAAATTTAGAGTTTGTCAAAACTCGATGGTAAATCAATATTGTTGAATATGTTGCAGGAGTTCTTGAAATCTTCACACGAGATGGTAAGCCACAATCACATGGATGATCAGCTTGAAATTCATCTTGTCGTTTTGAAGAataagatgaggaagaagaaacaaAACAAGTCATATGACAGGTGGATGTCACGTAGGTGCAACGTATTCAAGTCATATGCCAGGTggatgccacataagcaaaaacagttgatagccggtcatattacctaaatgtgaacaaacagaacaagttagttaccttaatgtgtacaaaaaaaagaacattaCCTACATATGGACAACTGAAACagttagttaccttaataagtcatttttccATATATGCACCATGCCACGTAGGTCCAACGTATTCAAGTCATATGTCAGGTGGATGCCACATAAACAAAAACAGCTGATAGCCGGTCAtattacctaaatgtgaacaaacaaaacaagttagttaccttaatgtgTATAAAAAAAAGAACATTACCTATATACGAACAATTGaaatagttagttaccttaataagtcattttccttTACTATTTTAGGGGGTGTTTTATATCGATACTTAATAAGTCAATCCCAAACATGAAACACACTCTTTTAACGCATGCCCTAATCTAACTGGTGCCTGTGCGTGTGGTAGAGTTGGATCGTGGCTGCGCACATCGTTTCATTTTCTTCCGCCAACCTGACTACGGGATAGAAGAGACGAGAAAGGAATATGAGAATCGTCGGCAGGGTTTTTTGCAAAAACTTGGTTCGGGCACTCTCAGGATCCAGCTTAGGAACTGGAAATAATCATCTGCGGTCCAAGACCCATTCTTTCTCTCTTTCCCCGTATTCCACTGGTTCGTTCTTCACACCTCaacttgtttattattattattatcagttAAACCTATCTCTGTGTTGCTATGCATCTTATTTTCTTTCTTCTGTTAGCACCAGAGTCAAGCATGATCTCCCTATCTTTCTTTTTTCGTCGGGTATGCCAACAACTTAGTTGTCGGTTCCatgaaaattcaaaattaaatatttttatgtgcTGTCACAAATTGGGGAAAATGTCTtgtttaatgttacatataaatGCATGCTGTGGATGAACTGATATCTCTTTATTTATCATCAACGTGGTTCTTAAAAGTGGGGGAGTTGCAACCTCAGTCATCCCTGGAACTGATCAAGATTATGGAGCACAGGTTGTCGGCTATTGAGCACCGGAGTGTTTATCTTCAGGGCATTATAAATCAGGTAAGAGCGCTTGAGTCTCATTATATATGCTTAAAGTTAGGTGATGCTATACACCTGTAAGTTTACGCGTCTTTTTTCACATTTGGGATAGGAAGCTTGCTATTATCTTCTTCCACTTGTCTTAAACGGGGTACTATTTTTCAGTGTTGAATAATTCCAGTTTATAGCTGTTTAACCTTACTATGTCTTTTTTAGTAGTCAGATAGCTGTACTAAGATTAGTTTCAAAATCAAACAGTGGGGTACTTAATTGGTGTTAGTTGTGAGTTGGTTTTGCCATCTTATCCTAGTATTTGGATTATGGCATTAAATTAGGAAATCATTGAATATCATGAGTATTTAAAGATTTAAGTTGCAggtttgaagttgtaacttttcATCAAGAACTCAACTATTAGTGTAATTTTGTTCTTCTGTCCCTTCTGTTTTATTTGTGATAAATGTAAATTGAAGAGTTGTTAAATGGCTGTGATGAGGATAATTATAAGGGTAACACCGAGAGCCCATATGATAAGCTTCCTTGTAGTTTTTTCTTTCCAAAGGGTAGACAACTATTCTCTTCGTATATGTTCGTGTAGGTGTTTGTGTTCTATAGTTCAAATTTTGTGATGGTTTTGCATGTTATCTAATTTATATACCAATTTCGTTCTTTCATCTATATTGATAATTTGTTAAAGACAGCCAGAAGCCTCGCCAACTGAGTATTCGAGAGCAAACAAGGAGCTTCAAAACCTTAATGCTAAAATGGATCTCATAAGTAAGCTAAGGACCATACAAAAGGTGATTCCTTGTGCTTTtgatacatatattttttttttggtgttAGTAACTTGTCAGATATATGATGTCAATAGTATAATTTagtatttatttttgttgttacGGATGGTCACACTTTACATAAGCATTCCCTATGTTTCTCATATGATAAGCTTTCTCGTGCCATATAGGTGAAATATAGGCAACTTATTGGGCTGATAAGTGTAAACCCAATAGAAAATTAATTTTGTACGGGAAGTATGGTGGGGTTCTAAAGAGGCGATGTTGTTATTTGCCAATTGGTGCAagccaactttttttttttgcattgcaAGACCATGTGCTATACTCATCTTACTACAATTCCTAGTAGTCTTTAAGGGTTAGGTAATAAGTGGTAGGTTTTTAATAAAGTGGTAAGGCATGGGTACTTTGATCATTCTCTTAGTTAGGTCGATGTAGGGCTATCATAACACCATTTTGTTTGGATGTATACATCCGATCGATTGCTATGAATAatccaaaaaaagaaaaaaaaaagataaatggACGACCAATTGTATAGAAAATCATAATGCAACCCAAGATAGGATTAGttcttttattttcttgtttctttttaattttaatatcTTTTTATTAGGTagtatattaatttaaaaattataaataatataataaaattcaTGGTTATTAGTTCCCTATATATAGTataatattgatatagtttttatatatatttgagattctcatataaaatataattttggttGTGATAGGTTGTTGATAAAtggtaaaattttatattttgttgATTGTATATGTGGATGAGAGAGAGAATGCTTTTTAATGAAAAAGTGGGTTGTGACTGGTTGCTACAAACATACAAACCTAAAAAAATTATCTTGGGTATTTTTTTCCGAAAATATAAAAGATGATAAAATTTTCACAtatgtaataaaaataaaataaacaataaaaacttATCACCGCAACAAAAacgacaaaacaaaaaaaaatttggtttcATTTTGAAGTTTTGACAATCACATTTACGTTATATACTTTATATAGAATACATTCACTTATTTAGTATATTTACATAAATAGGCTAGCTAATAAAAAATATCTATTGTTTAATGTCTAAGTAAAAGTAGTATGAAGTGAAATTATAAATATGGGGACAAAACAAATAAGATGATTAAAAGGTTGGAGAATTATAAGTGGTTGGAGTGACCTATTTAAAAAGCTTACCAccctaatcctaaaaagcttttgAAAAGCTACAATTGGAGATGCTGTTAATTTATCCATAGTTAAGATTCTATGTACATGGATTTGCAACAATTAAGTATTTCAAATGATAGTGGTTCCTGATTAAATCAAAATCAGGCATGCATCATTGGGAGAGAAGGCCGACATATCAAATTGGTAAATAAGGTCTTTTTTACTTGGCAAAGAAAGTGATGAATTGGAAGGAAAACTAGGAGTTGAAATCATGAGGTTAAAATAATGATGTTTGAATGGTTTGCTGGAATACTTGAGAACCTGTGACAATTTTTTTGGCAAAGAGACGAGTTAGTTTAAGTTTATGTACCTCTTGTAAACATTGATGCCCTTATAATAGACAATCTGATTCTAATCTAATACGCAACACAAGATGCTGCATCGTTTTTGGTGTATCTTGGAATGTGCAAAGCAGAATTAACCATAACTTGTCACATACATAAAAGTCTAGAAAGACTaagggtgcgtttggttgtggaaaattgttttcattttctaagaaaatattttcagaaaatagagttgagttttcactttcaattttcaatgaaaattttagaaaacgtgTTTGGTTGAAACCGGAGgagttttcattttccatcttagaaacttggaaaactttggaaaactataaaaatcacttttctaatttacatacaatttggaaaactgaaaattttcattttcttggaaTATTTTGGAAAACTAAACGAACCAAACGTGTTTTCAAAATTTccgtttttcttggaaaattttcctagaaaactgaaaatttttccacaaccaaacgcaccaTAAGTTATTCAATTAACTGAAGCTCATAGTGCAGGATAATTAAAGTAAGTAGTACATTGACGTAACTAACTATTCTAGATCCTTGAAAATGCATGCAGTCGAATTCCGCATTGCGTTCAATGATTGTAGAATCATAATACTTGAAGTAGTTGGCTTTATCCTACAAAGAAAAGATGTAGTATGATTGGTAATTCTGTTCCAGCATGATATTTGTATTCTGATGGTGATCTGTCATCTGTGTTTGGTTGGCTGTAGGAAATTGAGAGTTTGAAATCACTAGTGGGCGATTGTGAACAAGATAAAGACATGCAGGCCATGGCATATGAAGAACTGGAGCAGGCGTTGAAACAAGAAGGATATTTGCATAATCTGCTGCTCAAGGCCTTACTGCCTAAGGATGATGCAGATGAAAGGGACTGCATTTTGGAAGTCAGAGCAGGTATATgttatgataataataataataataatagtaatgcCAAATCAAATTTCTGAAATTCAATTTTGGATCAGGAACTGGAGGGGAAGAGGCTTCTCTGTTTGCTATGGACATGTTCAAAATGTGATTTATAGATTTTTCATCAGATATCAAAATGTTTGCTTAAACTAAAAAGTACACACCATGACTCCAGGTATGAGAGATACTCGCTGAAAAAGGGTTGGAGGTTTGAGGTGGTGGATGTGACAGATTCAAATATGAAAGGATACAAGGTGATTGTGATAAAAATAATTAGGTTGGTATGGATATGGATATGAATGTTATTTGTTGACAGGAAGCCACAGCCGCAATATCTGGGGTGGATGTCTATGGAAAGCTTAAATTTGAGAGTGGAGTTCATAGAGTGCAGGTCTGTTGGGTGGGTGAATTGACTTGACCGCTTGTATGCATAATAATGCATGTGTGTctgatgttattattattatttttgcagCGAGTGCCTGTCACGGAGAAGTCTGGACGGGTTCATACAAGTGCTGTGTCTGTTGCTATTCTTCCCCAGGCAGATGAGGTGATTGGTTTTTTTGTCTTTGCCATCATTTGTGTCTTGTGGTgtggattattattattattattattatcaaagttaagtTTTGCAGGTAGATGTTCAACTGAGGAATGAGGACTTGAGAATCGACACATACAGATCTGGTGGATCTGGTGGTCAGCAtgcaaatactacaaatagtGCTGTTAGGATCACCCATATTCCCTCTGGGCTGACGGTTGCTATACAAGATGAACGCTCACAACATATGGTACTTTACATCATCTTACTGCATATCTTAGGGCACTTAGATGATATGCTTATTTTCTCTTTGGTTGGATAGAATAAGGCTAAAGCCCTAAAAGTGCTGTGCTCCAGACTGTATGAGGTGGAGAGATGTAGGGTTCAAAACAGCAGATCAAAGCTAAGATCTGAGCAGGTATTTGTGGTGCAAAATTGCAAATATTGGATGGAGTTGTTTGTTTCTTTATTAACAACAACATTTGATAAAACAGATTGGTAGCGGGGATAGATCCGAACGTATACGTACGTACAACTTTCCACAAGGACGAGTTACCGATCACAGGATAGGCTTCACTCATCATTCCATCAGTGATGTGATGCAGGGAGAGAGTTTGGACTATTTCATTGACGCCCTTCTTTTGCAGCAGGAAATGGATGCAGTTGCTGACTTCACTGCCACCTCCCATCATCATTGAACCAACAATATATGTTATGGAAATGAGAGAGATTTCTTTTGTAGCAGGAAATGGATGCAAGCCAAGTCCAAACACATTCATTCATATGACACTTACAAATAATAAATTATGAATTTGGATTTTTATGGAAATGAGAAAGAGGAAGTCTGTAAAGTTTGAAAAACAAGTTGTGGATAAAGGCCGTGTGCAAAAAAAACCGAAAACCGAGTCGATTCGGCCAACCCGAAACCGAAAAAAACTGGGTACCTATGGGTCGGTTTCTGTTTGGGTATTTAGATTTTTGCGAATACCAGAGGGAACATTAGATCAGAAAAGACATAATAATTGTAATTATAAGTGAATTAAATGACATTTTAGGTTTTTATCAACGGACCTTGGGATAAATTTGGTATAGAAAATATCttataaaaaatcaataaaatgtaaattaccaattaattgaaaaatccatacatctctctctctctctctctctctaaaaattacagccaaaatttttttttaaaacatttatgttaaaacaataataaaacaataacatcctaaaaatctcagctaattttttttttaaaacattaataaaaccataagtattAAATCATTTCAACCATAACTAAAGGATTATATAACAAATCAGAATATCATTTCAAAACACTtgttcattttatcagagtaaacatcccaggctaaaactcctttggtgtgtgtgccatgcgatcaccccgagctcttctctccgctactggaagtacctgaaaccaaaactgaaaaccgtaagtacgaaatttagtgagttccccaacctaccacataccatatacgcACCTGGACCTTgcccggcatcaggccccgcccgacatcaggtcccacctggcatcgagccccgttcggtatacagatctgtctctcttaggccccgcctgtctccgagcctcgcccgctacacacatacatacaatcAAATAGCATACTAGTATATAAATAAACACTCTCTAACTGTACATTggtctaaggcctcgcctaactagggccccgcccctgctctgctactgAAGTTGTGGAACCCCGTCAATACTCCTGCTagtaatgagatacgggcccccgcccacactcactcccttcctattttgggcctcgcccctactctgctaatgtTGAGATATGGAAtcccatccatactcagctagtgatgagatacaggacctcgcccacactcacctccctaccagacacatacaagtatcatagaGACAACAATTAGAATCTAACATACAACATAAGGATCTTCCTCGGAATTGCCCCGACATTGGACCCTCGGATCGGAAACGTACTATCATCTAATCATACTACGAGCTTACCCCAACATCGGACCCCCGATCCTGAATCTATCATACCTactcatgcaagaatcacaaagacctctggCATTCTAAccttcctcgggccccgcccgacatcaggtcGTAACCCGGAACATATAACAATAAGTGCGTAGGGCTAACCTctgggtcttcctactatacataaacataaacataatgggccgacattggtgccttagacccatacaaacagtgaggagactcaccttgcactgctgaagactagctgaacacttctgactgctgtccaacaactcctgaactGTTGATCCTTTGgctccccgaactatcaatagCAAAAATAGCACTTAGACcacaataccctcaaaagtcaaaccaagtcaaacttggtcaaagtcaatgcttcgagttgacccaccaactcgtcgagtcccacagtCCACACAAAACTTTGGACTTCGAtcgtactcgtcgagttctccttgaactcgtcgagtgcaccttcAACACATCGGGACCctccttcatctgactcgccgagttcctctttgaactcgccgagtcccccttcataaattaaggagattgccttagactcgccgagttcctccttgaactcgtcgagtgcgATGATCTTTAGGTCCACCAAGAACCCAAACTGGCGGAATCCTCTTCTAGATTCAACCCCCCTtacatagaaacaagaatattgGGGAACCacgtcccgactcgccgagtccaaagagaaactcgtcgagtcccctaacGTACAACTCTATTCAGACGATTTTAGAGGGTCTTAaagcatccaaaacatagatctggactcaaCCACCTCATAACCATGCAAAGTTCCTGCCTTTTTCCTCCACTTATGGCCTTTTGAGCTAAAAAGGCCAAAAGAACACTTCTTAAGCTTGCATGGGAATCCCTatggcataaagcttgcacctttatgccataacagCCCTTAGTGGTTCTAGATCTGAAAACACAAGCCCTTGGGACGTCCATTCCTCTCATGCTAGGGTTCTTGGACCAAAACCCCCAAAAGTGACAAAGAAGAGATCTACATGAATAATGATCAAGGTGGAAGCTTTCTTACCAGAAAATGGAGGAGAATGCAAGAGGATTCTGGATCTACTAGTCTCTTCTTATATCCCCAAGGGttcaccttcttcttcaagcttcacatCACTCAAAAATGCTCACAATGGCTCACAAACTCATGGaaggcactagggtttcgttatgGTCTTGAGAGAGCATCAAGGAGACTACTGAAGGGTTATAATgatccttaaatagggtacaaggcccgaatttagggttttcccaaaacctgaccaactcgccgagtcagtcctctgactcgtcgagtaggtcacttaacccgcgatccAAGtcgcgctcctactcgtcgagtcactccacctactcgacgagtcacttcctTATTTTGaggtttttctttcctttctaggTCTTCTGAATTCGGGGTGTTATAGAGCCGATGGTTGTGATAAAGTTCATAGAGCTCTAGAGTTGGTTGAATTTTACCAAAGTCTAATGAAACGTGAAGCTAAAAAGATTCGTCAATCATATCTTCATCTGCATCAAACACAACGGATGCAAGGAGTAACATGATCAGAGAGATTGAAAACCGGTCAGCTTTCCTGTTAGCTGTAACTTTCAAGATTCTAATCTCCCATTAATGTAatgtttatgcttaattattactAATTGACATTGTCTTTTTTTTTCATGTAAAAGCTGATGTGGAAACTAAAGGTGATTTTGTCGAGTCACTTGCATCTGAAGTTGCCGATTCACTTACAAATATAGGAGATTTAGATgcaaggtgtgtgtgtgtgtgtgagagagagagagagagaaagagagagaagaagaagaagaagaagaaaaagaagaagaagaagaagaagaaaagaaataaaataaatgtaATAAGTGataaactaattaaaaaaaaaagtttaagggGAGTAAATGGATAGGTCAATAAACAATTTGTTTCCTTAAAAGACTCAAaaataactgtcacaccccaaaaccaagaacggcggaaacgttctggggcggaggacgtcatgtataatatcacaacaatgtaaagtagtaaacaaacaacaacatcatccattgcattaataatataattattatacaaatgtgttctgttaaattttgataaacactaaagcataaattaaaatgaaagataagtcttgaacaagctccatcttcctttctccttgcatctgtacctgtctatgatgacctgaggatacaagtaattttgaaagcgagtatcagctttgaagctggtgagatcataagtattttagtatcTTAacttgtaagtaagtatttgtatgtataaatctatatgtattgaaagtgtatatgaactataagtatgaaaatgtttgtaaaacaactgtaaacgtttgaaaaaccctagaaatccctatgattcctactagtataagaaggtgtcttctaccaagacctaactgttctgaacgtagccttctaccaaggcatctagtgtctggatgtgtgtctcttgtaagagtatatattttcccaagtataactatcattaacaaaaatataatttctacattaccgtgcgtcgtgtgaatgttcacgaagtgaatgaaatgggaaaatgaaatagtactatggtgtagtgctataaaaactactaccgtactaactaccttaaactggatttatattaagacattatgtgataaattgtaccatactatcgactggtaacaaagacataagaatggtcataataaggaatgacgtttggcacccgcagacctgcagatcccgctgtagctagcagcaaggtgtaggatagtcaatccagtatagatctatacacaaactcatactatagactggttacaactacaacgtatagtcgaaaataaggtatgacgtttggcacccgcagacctgcaggtcccactgtagctagcaacaaggtgtaggatagtcaatccattatagatctatacgcaaactcacgctctcccttcaagagactctggctacaactcgggccatgacatttaagtcatgctccgatttaaatcacaataatcaacatattctagtatatgtaatgtaatgaactgttctagctgtaatgtacgtgctctctacctagcaagtatagtaatgtaatcattctagtatagttgtatatgttctcttcctagtatagttgtatatgtaatgtactgtaatgttctagaaagtattgactcatgaatgaactgactcattgtatgatatcgcgttctagtaatggttctagtatcttcataaactacccatatggtagtttactagtaatctaactggtacgtatggtcatggatgtatacccttgctacccaagggcatgggatgaactggaaggaccttttatgactatatatgtacacatgatatataactaatgtttaaacgaccttcggacgagtacccgatatcccaccagaccacatctcaagcgcgaaaaggaaatagggtggatagccttcctaagtcttttaaacatttcttatataactatacatatagaggcatgcaatttataatataaaagcataaataagttttgtagaaatatttgaaacataattattattttaagaaaagatcgacttgatgtcaacctataaaacaatttgaaggcatgggtttgacagaacagtttagtataaagaaacatttgtttgaaacacaattgtaaataagtttggaagGTGATATACATAGTAAaatatacagtgtaataaggattttaaaacatataaaatgtttataaaaatcatttgaaggaaactgtttggtaaaacggctaataagtagccaaatcatttgaatgttgtatattaatcacatgtgattgatataataactagcatgattctacttgtatcccccccccataaaacatttaaaaatagtttaaaacattagttaaggggtatgaactcacctgcagtaagtgactggagttgaacggactgttatcgtaaggaaggatcggacaagtgctcggtgtcaagtgaagactttagacacacacaatgatcctaattacatatgaagacatgtgtatataaataattagtgattaaaaacactaattatacaagtataaacatttaaacgcgaggaaaacactcttggtcaagtgctaggaggctaatgggttgcaacaaaggagtgcaatgcccctaatgggagtttaaggtctaatgaccatattctttggagtttacggcctaggggagtaaactcctggccgtaaactctcaaccaaggctctaaatggtgcttagaattattacaactctagtggtgaattgtttcaaggctatatcaagtgtttgggtaccatattaactcctttggggagtttacggcccagagaccatattcccttggagtttacggccgtaaactcccttgggagggtttttatggtgttttcaagtctcaaacatttctaggtaatgatctatgttgggttctaggtataaggaaggagttagggtgtcatttgacccctttataggtgtttacagccaaaagaccatatcccttggagtttacggccgtaaactctcatgggatggatgttttaattcttttaggtctcttgcacaagtaggataatttctaggcttttgtttaaggctaagggggaccctaggcacactttggtgcccttacttggtgtttacggcccaagagtatttcttggctgtaaactccctttaaggggtgttcttgatgtgttaaagtctctaaattagctagaagtaattgagggttaaagtctaaagcctttgggggtgattagggcacatttaagcccttgaaattggtgtttacggtccaagaaactcttgggccgtaaactcctaaagctatgtgttcttgattgttttctagtctcaaatgatcctacatattatcctaagctagctacctaacaaggaaatgggactagatggcctttaagcttcattttggagtttactccccaagaacgttcttgggcggtaaactcccggatctcatatatttgacatacaatctatgttaataagcataaaacaagcattataacacaactagagaagtgtactcacgatttgggatgaaaacccgaagatccgtgagagagaaaacggcttttctctagttggaaatgtgaataatgattgaatttagttcagaaatctatttatagtcctgaaatatttttggcagaaattatttttattcctggaacgagctctaatgtcctagagtcttggaataacagtgttgcacaaaaccctagtgcatccactctcctaatacctccttaagtgtaaaatcctgaaaactgccaaacttatactcgaagtctgaatttcactgtaactgctctacttctattggcttggtatggtttgttcagaatggaaatttcgggttgtcacaataactTTAGGAACTGAATGCGTAAAGTCAAAATCATAATTGGGCCGTTGCGTCATTTTTCCATATTTTTAtcaccaaaattttcttttttaaatagagaaatcatcaaatattatAAAAACCAAGTCGTAAAAATCCCAGCTGAATCAATAATCccaaatcagagtatcaaaatgcgaaaaatcataaaatatgcaATGCAGAGTGTACAGTCAAGCCTTCGCCTTTCCGGGATCATGTAAGTACCTTAAACATAT
This window encodes:
- the LOC111891811 gene encoding peptide chain release factor 1, mitochondrial isoform X1 encodes the protein MRIVGRVFCKNLVRALSGSSLGTGNNHLRSKTHSFSLSPYSTVGELQPQSSLELIKIMEHRLSAIEHRSVYLQGIINQPEASPTEYSRANKELQNLNAKMDLISKLRTIQKEIESLKSLVGDCEQDKDMQAMAYEELEQALKQEGYLHNLLLKALLPKDDADERDCILEVRAGTGGEEASLFAMDMFKMYERYSLKKGWRFEVVDVTDSNMKGYKEATAAISGVDVYGKLKFESGVHRVQVCWRVPVTEKSGRVHTSAVSVAILPQADEVDVQLRNEDLRIDTYRSGGSGGQHANTTNSAVRITHIPSGLTVAIQDERSQHMNKAKALKVLCSRLYEVERCRVQNSRSKLRSEQIGSGDRSERIRTYNFPQGRVTDHRIGFTHHSISDVMQGESLDYFIDALLLQQEMDAVADFTATSHHH
- the LOC111891811 gene encoding peptide chain release factor 1, mitochondrial isoform X2, whose product is MRIVGRVFCKNLVRALSGSSLGTGNNHLRSKTHSFSLSPYSTVGELQPQSSLELIKIMEHRLSAIEHRSVYLQGIINQPEASPTEYSRANKELQNLNAKMDLISKLRTIQKEIESLKSLVGDCEQDKDMQAMAYEELEQALKQEGYLHNLLLKALLPKDDADERDCILEVRAGTGGEEASLFAMDMFKMYERYSLKKGWRFEVVDVTDSNMKGYKEATAAISGVDVYGKLKFESGVHRVQRVPVTEKSGRVHTSAVSVAILPQADEVDVQLRNEDLRIDTYRSGGSGGQHANTTNSAVRITHIPSGLTVAIQDERSQHMNKAKALKVLCSRLYEVERCRVQNSRSKLRSEQIGSGDRSERIRTYNFPQGRVTDHRIGFTHHSISDVMQGESLDYFIDALLLQQEMDAVADFTATSHHH